The nucleotide window GCTCTGGATGATCCTACcaagcagctcctcgtcaaTGGGCAGCGCCTTGTCGGTGAGCTCGGCCGGGTACAGGAAGGGGTCCGTCTCGTGCAACAACTCCTCGCACGTCGGACGCATGTGGATCTCACGGTtgaggcagcggcgcatgGTCCGCATCAGCGACGGAGGCACGGGCACGCCGCCCATAGCGCGCGAGGGGAAGTCGATGTGGTGGTCCCAGTTGACGATGGCCTGGCACCGCGCCATCGGGTTGGCGATGTGGCCaaacggcggcagcccgtACACCATCTGGTACAGGATGCAGCCGAGCGACCAAATGTCGCTCGGCTTGCCCAGCTTCATAAGCTTGGGTCGCCCGGGCAGCCGTCCGCCACGCGGGTTGTTGGAATCCATGAGCGACTCGGGCGACATGTAGCTGGGCGTGCCAATCTGCGTCTCGCGGTGGACGTTGACCGTCTCGTCCGTCTGGATGGCATTGGCGATGCCAAAGTCGATGAGCTTCAGCCGCCCGCGGACCAGCACAAAGTTGGCGGGCTTCAGATCCGAGTGCACGATGTCGTATTGGTGCACCGACTGCACGCACTCGAGCATCTCTTTCCAGTAGCAGCGCACGAAGACGGGGTCGAACTTGGCAGCTTCGGGGTTCTGCCGCGACGCGAGGAGCTTGTTGAGATCTAGCTCACCCATCTCCATAAGCTACGCACATGTACGTTAGACAGAGCTCGCATTGTGAGGGGGCCGCTTCCGCGTCATTCAACTCACCAAGGTAAGCACCTGCTTCTCGGAGTTCATTTCGTGGTCAAAGAGCTTGATGACGCGATCTACGCTCGACAGTTTACCCAGCAGGTCAATCTCGCCCTTGTAACCCTTGATggtcgtctcgtcggcgtTCTCCAGAGACACGCGCTTGAGGGCAAACATGTTGCCGTTCTCCGCCGTCACGCGGTACACTTTGGCGCTgccaccgcggccgaggcagtCGAGCCTCGTGTAGCATTTGCCGTTGACCCGCAGCACGTTTCTCCGCTGCTTGGCCTGCGtcgtggtggccgcggcgccggccgtcgacgtggcGGCCTCCAGGACGGAcatcttgggcggcggcggcggagccggTCGATGGGGCGTGTTGTTGGTAATTGCGGCGAgcggcttcctcggcggcgaggcggcggccttgagcacGCCCAGGTTGATGTCGACGCTCAGGGGCCGCGAGTTCTTCTCCAACGGGTGGTCGACTGATATCTTGGACCGCTTGTAGCTCGCGGGAACTTCATTCTCCTGGTCGTGAGCCGATGGCATCTCGATGCGCATGGGCAGCATGTGCTCTGGGATCTCATCGGTGCGCTTGGGCGGCAGGGGAAGACCGCGCGGCGAAGGGCGAGCAGACGCGGGCTCCTGAAGGTTAGCGTTAGAGGCATATCTCCGGTGAatggcgcgcgccgcggcgtttCCACTAATGGGACTGCCCGAGTTGAAGTCGcggacgccgtcggcgtagTAGGACGCCTCGGCCTGGTGCTCGGGCTCTTGGCTGGCGATGAGGTCGCCGttctcgtcgacgtcctcctCGCTTTGCCGTctgcggccgcgccgcgcgggtCCGCTGAGGAAGCTGCCGGGGATCTTGCCGACGCGCTTGACGCGCATCGAGCTCTGCGGGTTGGGGATGTCGTCAGCCCGGCCTCTAGAGGAGGGATGTCGCGACACGCTGCCATGACTAACATTGGCCGAGTTGCGCGCGACCGTCTCGGGCGCCTCGGGGGGTTGCTCGACCTCGGGTCCCTCGAGCGCTGACCTGTCCACGGCCGACCGGTCGTGATTGTTAGAGCGTCCCGACGAGGGACCCGCTGAGCCGATGCGGCTACGGTtgcccgacgagcccgtcACAATGCGCACGAcacgctcgccgcgcgcaggcgtGTTGACGCCGGaccgctgctcctcctgccgCGACTCAGGCCTCTcctcgggcgccgccgaccgctccctcgcgccgccacccgtcCTGCTCGGTGGACGTGCCGGGGGGGCAGCAGggcgcacggccgccgcgccggtcGACCTGGACATGGACGTTGAGCGACGCTTCGACGGCTGGATCTGGTTGAGGCTCTGAGGCGTGTTGCTGAGGCGCACCACCCGCTTCCTAACGGGGCTGGCCTCGCGGCTCGGGGGCTTCGAGGACCGGGcggggtcggcggcctgcacgCTGCCCGACCTCAGATGCCTACGGTcgttgggggcggcggtcgaggaggcggcggcggcggcggacgtgTTGAGCTGGctcgcgcgtcgtcgagtccttggcggcgagggcggtctggtcgcggcgagggcggccgcctcggggACGCCGTCATTGAGCAGCGCCTTGGTGAGGGCACTGAGTTTCATAGGCACAGGGAT belongs to Purpureocillium takamizusanense chromosome 1, complete sequence and includes:
- a CDS encoding Dual-specificity kinase (EggNog:ENOG503NVRQ~COG:D~BUSCO:EOG092610LQ), which produces MATASPTPMATAGPVRRISQRQALRRPPSRPMLNRSESQPAPEGPSQSQPQHHGQQSQQHQEQQQQQYNHHHHQHNHHHDDSSEDEIPVPMKLSALTKALLNDGVPEAAALAATRPPSPPRTRRRASQLNTSAAAAASSTAAPNDRRHLRSGSVQAADPARSSKPPSREASPVRKRVVRLSNTPQSLNQIQPSKRRSTSMSRSTGAAAVRPAAPPARPPSRTGGGARERSAAPEERPESRQEEQRSGVNTPARGERVVRIVTGSSGNRSRIGSAGPSSGRSNNHDRSAVDRSALEGPEVEQPPEAPETVARNSANSSMRVKRVGKIPGSFLSGPARRGRRRQSEEDVDENGDLIASQEPEHQAEASYYADGVRDFNSGSPISGNAAARAIHRRYASNANLQEPASARPSPRGLPLPPKRTDEIPEHMLPMRIEMPSAHDQENEVPASYKRSKISVDHPLEKNSRPLSVDINLGVLKAAASPPRKPLAAITNNTPHRPAPPPPPKMSVLEAATSTAGAAATTTQAKQRRNVLRVNGKCYTRLDCLGRGGSAKVYRVTAENGNMFALKRVSLENADETTIKGYKGEIDLLGKLSSVDRVIKLFDHEMNSEKQVLTLLMEMGELDLNKLLASRQNPEAAKFDPVFVRCYWKEMLECVQSVHQYDIVHSDLKPANFVLVRGRLKLIDFGIANAIQTDETVNVHRETQIGTPSYMSPESLMDSNNPRGGRLPGRPKLMKLGKPSDIWSLGCILYQMVYGLPPFGHIANPMARCQAIVNWDHHIDFPSRAMGGVPVPPSLMRTMRRCLNREIHMRPTCEELLHETDPFLYPAELTDKALPIDEELLGRIIQSVVTRCRERMPTEAETMSVWPQAYWASIRKAMASRH